A genomic window from Clostridium aceticum includes:
- a CDS encoding polysaccharide deacetylase family protein: protein MIVILSKKFFRIIIAIILVLIIIITGTILYSKKTATSTTTNYATVNRPIERGNENSNYIAIACNVDWGNEVIPEILEILEEKEVKISFFVTGRWVKAFPEMFEEIVKAGHEIGSHGYQHLDYSKLTLEQNKDQIKQTEEIIMQYSNQKPSLFAPPSGAYNEYTLITAQELGYKTILWSIDTIDWRQGSTKDVIVKRVMEKPNHHGAIVLMHPMPETAKALPALIDQLQEKSLKVGRVSDVLVD from the coding sequence ATGATTGTTATTTTGAGCAAGAAATTTTTTCGTATTATTATTGCAATTATATTAGTACTTATAATAATTATCACAGGAACAATACTATATAGTAAGAAAACTGCTACCAGCACCACAACCAATTATGCCACGGTGAACAGACCAATAGAAAGAGGAAACGAAAATAGTAATTATATAGCAATTGCTTGTAATGTGGACTGGGGTAATGAAGTGATACCAGAAATATTAGAGATTTTAGAAGAAAAAGAAGTGAAAATTTCTTTTTTTGTTACTGGAAGATGGGTAAAGGCTTTTCCAGAGATGTTTGAGGAAATTGTTAAGGCAGGCCATGAAATTGGCAGTCATGGATACCAACATCTTGATTACAGCAAACTAACATTGGAACAAAACAAAGACCAAATAAAACAGACGGAAGAAATTATTATGCAATATAGTAATCAAAAACCTTCCTTATTTGCACCTCCCTCAGGAGCCTATAATGAATATACGCTAATCACTGCTCAAGAACTAGGTTATAAAACTATACTATGGTCTATTGATACCATTGATTGGCGCCAGGGAAGCACCAAGGATGTTATCGTCAAAAGAGTAATGGAAAAGCCTAATCATCATGGTGCTATTGTATTAATGCATCCTATGCCAGAAACAGCAAAGGCCTTGCCTGCTCTTATAGATCAGTTGCAGGAAAAAAGTCTTAAGGTTGGCAGAGTAAGTGATGTGCTGGTGGATTAG
- a CDS encoding DHH family phosphoesterase, translating into MGSMRNNPLSLLNINSKVAILSHVSPDGDSLGSLIALGLAIKKLCDEVCIFRNDIFPGKYKFLPEYQQVEEYKEDQPQIFDFCFILDCGDAKRLGYSEVILNKSKKIINIDHHVSNTEFGDINLLDTNASSTCEMVYNLLKDFQLPLDKDIATCLYTGIATDTGNFVYDNTTAYTHQVVADLMGFHIDLHKISYHLYQNKPLSSVKLLAHVLNHMEICFDGKVAIITVEDELLKSFNISSNDVDGVINYARDIEGIEIAILLKENTNKEVKVGFRAKKDVDVSLLAGKFGGGGHKKASGAAIEGTIEEVRKKLEEQITIDLGW; encoded by the coding sequence ATGGGATCAATGAGGAATAATCCATTATCTTTATTAAATATAAATAGTAAAGTTGCCATTTTATCTCATGTATCCCCTGATGGAGATAGTTTAGGCTCTTTAATTGCTTTGGGCTTAGCTATCAAGAAGTTATGCGATGAGGTTTGTATTTTTAGAAATGATATATTTCCTGGAAAATACAAATTTTTACCAGAATATCAACAGGTTGAAGAGTATAAAGAAGATCAACCGCAGATCTTTGATTTTTGTTTCATACTGGACTGTGGAGACGCAAAGCGTTTAGGCTATAGTGAGGTTATTCTGAATAAAAGTAAAAAGATTATCAATATTGATCATCATGTAAGCAACACTGAATTCGGAGATATCAATCTTTTAGATACAAACGCTTCTTCAACCTGTGAAATGGTATACAATCTGCTGAAGGATTTTCAATTACCATTAGATAAAGATATAGCAACTTGCTTATATACGGGTATTGCCACGGATACAGGCAATTTTGTTTATGATAATACTACTGCTTATACTCACCAAGTAGTTGCTGACCTGATGGGATTTCATATAGATCTTCATAAAATTTCTTATCATCTCTATCAAAATAAACCTTTGAGTAGTGTAAAGCTTCTTGCTCATGTATTAAATCATATGGAAATATGTTTTGATGGAAAAGTAGCAATAATAACGGTAGAAGACGAACTGTTGAAGAGTTTTAATATTTCCTCTAATGACGTCGACGGCGTGATTAATTATGCAAGAGACATAGAGGGCATTGAAATAGCTATACTATTAAAGGAAAACACAAACAAAGAAGTAAAGGTAGGTTTTAGGGCTAAAAAGGATGTAGATGTAAGTTTATTAGCAGGAAAATTTGGTGGCGGTGGTCACAAAAAAGCTTCTGGAGCAGCCATTGAAGGTACAATAGAGGAAGTAAGGAAGAAGCTTGAAGAACAAATAACAATAGATTTAGGTTGGTGA
- a CDS encoding bifunctional riboflavin kinase/FAD synthetase, whose product MEVIYNHQEVNKKIEKGIALGNFDGVHMGHQKLIHHLLQKCQTKNLQPCVYTFMSHTMPVITNKGTLQYITNIDQKKKVFEDLGIELLVLDTFSKELMALSPEGFVEKILVQELNCKEVVVGFDYRFGYKAEGNPLLLKKLGEKYGFEVSIIDAVMMENEKISSTNIRQYLKNGDIEKVNLFLGRYFSLYSKVIHGDARGTKLGFPTANIFVDILQLIPKAGVYATLVKTGGEIYKGATAVGIKPTFEGKTPSIETFIMDFHGNLYDEYIEIYFVKRLRDEMKFDSPEDLVRQINKDIKEAKNHLQYNLNMLK is encoded by the coding sequence ATGGAGGTAATATACAATCATCAAGAAGTCAATAAAAAAATTGAAAAAGGTATAGCTCTAGGGAACTTCGATGGAGTACATATGGGACATCAAAAACTAATTCATCATTTATTGCAGAAGTGCCAAACCAAGAATCTACAACCCTGTGTTTATACTTTTATGAGTCATACAATGCCTGTTATTACCAATAAAGGTACTCTCCAATATATTACCAATATAGATCAAAAGAAAAAAGTGTTTGAGGATTTAGGTATTGAGCTATTGGTTCTAGATACATTTAGTAAGGAATTAATGGCACTTTCTCCAGAGGGGTTTGTAGAAAAGATATTAGTACAGGAGTTAAACTGTAAAGAAGTAGTAGTGGGATTTGATTATCGTTTTGGTTATAAAGCCGAAGGGAATCCTTTGTTACTAAAAAAACTTGGGGAAAAGTATGGATTTGAAGTAAGTATCATCGATGCTGTAATGATGGAAAACGAAAAGATCAGTAGCACTAATATAAGACAATACTTAAAAAATGGTGATATAGAAAAAGTAAATTTGTTTTTAGGCAGATACTTTTCTCTTTATAGTAAGGTGATTCATGGAGATGCTAGAGGAACAAAATTAGGATTTCCTACTGCTAATATTTTTGTTGATATCCTTCAACTAATCCCAAAGGCAGGGGTCTATGCAACCTTAGTTAAGACTGGAGGAGAAATTTATAAAGGGGCTACTGCAGTAGGTATAAAACCTACCTTTGAAGGCAAGACTCCTTCTATTGAAACCTTTATTATGGATTTTCATGGAAACTTGTATGATGAATATATAGAAATTTATTTTGTGAAAAGATTAAGGGATGAAATGAAATTTGATAGTCCAGAGGATTTAGTGAGACAAATCAATAAAGATATAAAAGAAGCAAAAAATCATTTACAATATAACTTAAATATGCTAAAATGA
- the rbfA gene encoding 30S ribosome-binding factor RbfA, which translates to MAYPRVSRLNEEMKKYISDIIRNELRDPRISSMASIIAVDVTRDLRYGTVYISVLGTEKEKQETIKALQKSAGYVRREVGKKIKTRYTPEILFKLDESIEKGIDMYHKISKVSQEQGIQEEENDGINEE; encoded by the coding sequence TTGGCATATCCTAGAGTAAGCAGACTAAACGAAGAAATGAAAAAATATATTAGTGATATCATTAGAAATGAACTAAGGGATCCGAGAATATCATCTATGGCAAGTATTATTGCAGTAGATGTGACTAGAGATTTAAGATATGGCACTGTGTATATAAGTGTTTTAGGTACTGAAAAAGAAAAACAAGAGACAATAAAAGCTTTGCAAAAGTCCGCTGGTTATGTAAGAAGAGAAGTTGGTAAAAAAATCAAAACAAGATATACGCCAGAAATTCTCTTTAAGTTAGATGAGTCTATTGAAAAGGGAATAGATATGTATCATAAAATCTCTAAGGTGAGTCAAGAACAAGGTATTCAAGAGGAAGAAAATGATGGGATCAATGAGGAATAA
- a CDS encoding polyribonucleotide nucleotidyltransferase has product MIKTFKTEIAGSTFEVEVGRLARLSNGSCLVKYGNTAVLVNACASQAPREGIDFFPLSVDYEERLYAAGKIPGGFIKREGRPSEKAVLTSRLIDRPIRPLFPKGYRNEVQVIATVLSVDQDYSSDVVAMIGSSVALSISDIPFYGPTGSVRVGMVEGEYVINPNSKQREVSDLDLIVSGTKDAVMMIEAGANELTEKQMLDAIAFGHEEIKKIVAFIEEITAEIGKPKQEVILFQVDAELDKEVRAYVGTRILEAIKTVDKTERNEKVEVVKTDTLEYFAEKYEENQKDIKQILDSIVKEEFRGMILREKRRPDDRGLEEIRPISCEISILPKTHGSALFTRGETQVLNVATLGALGEVQILDGLGEEQSKRYMHHYNFPPYSVGEVRFLRGPGRREIGHGALAERALEPMIPPQEEFPYTIRLVSEVLGSNGSSSMASVCGSTLSLLDAGVPIKSMVAGIAMGLVKENDEVAILSDILGMEDFLGDMDFKVAGTEKGITAIQMDIKIHGMDQEVMVRALEQARVGRLHIMGKMKEVIDAPKSELSPYAPRIITMKINPDKIRDVIGTGGKTINKIIEETGVKIDIENDGTIYIVSENRESGEKALKTIENIVKEPEIGEVYKGKVVKITNFGAFVEILPGKEGLVHISNLAHERVNKVEDVLAVGQELEVKVMEIDQQGKVNLSHKALLPKPSVNKDKKPEDNKKA; this is encoded by the coding sequence ATGATAAAAACTTTTAAAACTGAGATAGCCGGCAGTACTTTTGAAGTAGAGGTTGGAAGATTAGCACGGTTATCTAATGGTTCATGCTTGGTGAAATATGGAAACACAGCAGTATTAGTAAATGCTTGCGCTTCACAGGCTCCAAGGGAAGGCATTGATTTTTTTCCATTAAGTGTAGACTATGAAGAAAGATTATATGCAGCGGGTAAGATTCCTGGTGGCTTTATAAAAAGAGAAGGAAGACCCTCAGAAAAAGCTGTGTTGACATCGAGGCTTATAGACAGGCCCATCAGACCTTTATTTCCAAAAGGATACAGGAATGAGGTACAAGTAATTGCAACAGTACTGTCAGTAGACCAGGATTATTCTTCAGATGTTGTGGCGATGATAGGTTCTTCAGTAGCACTTTCTATATCAGATATTCCTTTTTATGGCCCAACCGGTTCTGTAAGGGTAGGTATGGTAGAAGGAGAATATGTGATTAACCCCAATAGTAAACAGAGGGAAGTTAGTGACCTAGATCTAATTGTTTCAGGAACAAAGGATGCTGTGATGATGATTGAAGCTGGTGCCAATGAATTAACTGAGAAACAAATGCTGGATGCCATTGCCTTTGGTCATGAAGAAATAAAAAAAATCGTAGCTTTTATCGAAGAAATTACAGCTGAGATAGGTAAACCAAAGCAAGAAGTGATTCTTTTTCAAGTAGATGCAGAATTAGATAAAGAAGTAAGAGCCTACGTAGGAACCAGAATACTAGAAGCTATTAAGACTGTTGATAAAACAGAACGGAATGAAAAAGTTGAAGTTGTGAAAACTGATACATTAGAATACTTTGCTGAAAAATACGAAGAGAATCAAAAGGATATAAAACAGATTCTAGACAGTATTGTGAAGGAAGAATTTAGAGGCATGATTCTTCGTGAGAAGAGAAGACCAGATGACAGAGGATTAGAAGAAATTCGCCCTATTTCCTGTGAGATTAGTATACTACCTAAAACCCATGGTTCTGCTTTATTTACAAGAGGGGAAACACAGGTTTTAAATGTAGCAACATTAGGTGCACTAGGAGAAGTACAAATCCTTGATGGTTTAGGTGAAGAACAGTCTAAACGATACATGCATCATTACAATTTTCCACCCTACAGTGTAGGAGAAGTAAGATTCCTAAGAGGACCTGGAAGACGTGAAATAGGACATGGTGCCTTAGCAGAAAGGGCTTTAGAGCCTATGATTCCACCTCAGGAGGAATTCCCCTATACAATAAGATTAGTATCAGAAGTTTTAGGCTCTAATGGTTCTTCTTCTATGGCCAGCGTTTGCGGTAGTACCTTATCTTTATTAGATGCTGGTGTTCCAATCAAGAGCATGGTAGCAGGTATTGCAATGGGACTAGTAAAAGAAAACGATGAGGTAGCCATTCTATCAGATATTTTGGGTATGGAAGACTTTTTAGGAGACATGGACTTTAAAGTTGCAGGTACTGAGAAGGGAATCACTGCAATTCAGATGGATATAAAAATTCATGGTATGGATCAAGAGGTAATGGTAAGAGCTCTAGAACAAGCAAGAGTGGGAAGGTTGCATATCATGGGTAAAATGAAGGAAGTTATTGATGCTCCAAAGTCAGAACTTTCACCTTATGCACCGAGAATAATTACTATGAAAATTAATCCAGATAAAATCAGAGATGTTATTGGTACTGGTGGAAAGACCATTAATAAGATTATTGAAGAAACTGGTGTTAAGATTGATATTGAAAACGATGGTACCATCTATATTGTTTCTGAAAATAGAGAGTCTGGAGAAAAGGCATTAAAGACCATCGAAAATATTGTAAAAGAGCCAGAGATAGGAGAAGTCTATAAAGGAAAAGTTGTGAAAATAACAAACTTTGGTGCATTTGTAGAAATTCTACCTGGTAAAGAAGGCCTGGTGCATATCTCTAACTTAGCCCATGAAAGAGTAAATAAGGTAGAGGACGTTCTTGCAGTAGGACAAGAGTTAGAAGTAAAAGTAATGGAGATTGATCAGCAAGGAAAAGTGAATTTATCTCATAAGGCTTTATTACCGAAACCTAGCGTGAATAAAGATAAAAAGCCAGAGGATAACAAGAAAGCATAA
- the truB gene encoding tRNA pseudouridine(55) synthase TruB: MKGILNILKPPGMTSHDVVSRVRKKTRIKKVGHTGTLDPNAAGVLPICIGQATKISQFLLDSTKRYRAELTLGIQTDTQDTYGSILEEKEVKVSQDEIKKAILSFVGEYHQIPPMYSALKVKGKKLYELARQGIEIDREARKVQIHQINIISMVEDKVLFDVVCSKGTYIRTLCHDIGRVLGCGGVMSFLLRTATHNFDIESAITLEELHETEEIEAYLKPIDFPLDHILKINLDASYEKAALNGNRIYIKDNLYSIPTETEVRIYVEDDFIGIGNIKEDHEKKKYVKFSRLFT, from the coding sequence TTGAAGGGTATTTTAAATATTTTAAAACCTCCAGGAATGACTTCCCACGATGTAGTGTCGAGGGTAAGAAAAAAAACAAGAATTAAAAAAGTGGGACATACGGGAACTTTAGACCCTAATGCGGCAGGGGTATTGCCAATTTGTATTGGACAAGCAACGAAAATTTCACAATTTTTGTTGGACAGTACAAAGCGATACAGAGCTGAATTAACATTAGGTATACAAACCGATACCCAAGATACTTATGGTAGTATCTTAGAAGAAAAGGAAGTAAAGGTTTCACAAGATGAAATAAAAAAAGCCATCTTAAGCTTTGTGGGAGAATATCACCAAATACCCCCCATGTATTCAGCATTGAAGGTAAAGGGTAAGAAACTTTACGAATTGGCAAGACAAGGGATAGAAATAGACCGTGAAGCTAGAAAAGTACAAATACATCAGATAAATATTATCAGTATGGTGGAAGATAAAGTTTTATTCGATGTAGTCTGTTCCAAAGGAACCTATATTAGGACATTATGTCACGATATTGGAAGGGTATTGGGCTGTGGAGGCGTAATGTCCTTTTTATTACGTACAGCTACCCATAACTTTGACATAGAATCTGCTATTACATTGGAAGAACTCCATGAAACGGAAGAAATTGAAGCTTATCTAAAACCTATTGATTTTCCCTTAGATCATATACTTAAAATTAATCTTGATGCTTCTTATGAAAAAGCAGCTTTAAATGGTAATAGAATATACATAAAGGACAACCTTTATTCTATTCCTACGGAAACAGAAGTAAGGATTTATGTAGAGGATGATTTTATAGGCATTGGTAATATAAAAGAAGATCATGAAAAAAAGAAGTATGTTAAATTTTCTAGACTCTTCACTTAA
- the rpsO gene encoding 30S ribosomal protein S15 — translation MEKDKKQSIIGEYKTHDSDTGSPEVQIALLTERINHLNDHLKMHKKDHHSRRGLLKMVGKRRNLLNYVKEMNIERYRELIQKLGLRK, via the coding sequence ATGGAAAAAGATAAAAAACAATCCATTATTGGGGAGTATAAGACACATGATAGTGATACAGGTTCACCAGAGGTTCAAATCGCACTATTAACCGAGAGAATCAATCACTTAAATGATCATCTTAAGATGCACAAAAAAGACCACCATTCTAGAAGAGGACTTTTAAAAATGGTAGGTAAAAGAAGAAACTTACTTAACTATGTTAAAGAAATGAACATAGAAAGGTATAGAGAGCTTATCCAAAAATTAGGCTTAAGAAAATAA